One Syntrophaceae bacterium DNA window includes the following coding sequences:
- a CDS encoding nucleotide sugar dehydrogenase, translated as MTLIEKIAAKQARVGVIGLGYVGLPLVIEFCRAGFTVTGFDVDEKKIAALRRRESYIRHIDSSLLAREINGNFTPTSDFDRLAEVDCILICVPTPLNRNREPDMRYVFNTGRTIARHLRRGQLVVLESTTYPGTTDGDLRGILEASGLEAGVDFHLAFSPEREDPNNKDFSLRTVPKLVGGLTPACLAAARALYDHVVERTVPVSSAKVAEAAKLLENIYRSVNIALVNELKICFDRMGIDIWEVIEAAATKPFGFQAFYPGPGLGGHCIPIDPFYLTWKAREYEFNTRFIELAGEINTSMPDYVVSKVMEALNAHGKHVKGSRILILGLAYKANVDDDRESPSYRLMEKLERLGAEVAYNDPCIPVIRPSREYAKYAGRKSVAVSKDFDLILVATPHDEYRAIDFASLGVPVVDTRNVVRQKGDFLFRA; from the coding sequence ATGACCCTTATCGAAAAAATCGCTGCCAAACAGGCCCGCGTCGGTGTGATCGGGCTGGGCTACGTCGGACTGCCGCTGGTCATCGAGTTCTGCCGCGCCGGCTTCACGGTCACGGGCTTCGACGTGGACGAGAAAAAGATCGCCGCCCTGCGCAGGCGGGAGAGCTACATCCGCCACATCGACTCGTCGCTGCTCGCAAGGGAGATCAACGGCAACTTCACCCCCACGTCGGACTTCGACCGCCTCGCGGAGGTGGACTGCATCCTCATTTGCGTGCCGACGCCCCTGAACCGAAACCGCGAGCCCGACATGCGGTACGTGTTCAACACGGGCCGCACGATCGCCCGTCACCTCCGCAGGGGACAGCTCGTCGTCCTGGAGTCCACGACCTACCCCGGCACCACCGACGGTGACCTCCGGGGGATCCTGGAGGCCTCGGGCCTAGAGGCGGGCGTGGACTTCCATCTGGCCTTCTCGCCGGAGCGGGAGGACCCCAACAACAAGGACTTCAGCCTCCGGACGGTGCCGAAGCTCGTCGGGGGGCTCACGCCCGCGTGCCTTGCCGCCGCCCGGGCTCTCTACGACCACGTCGTGGAGAGGACCGTCCCTGTCTCGTCGGCGAAGGTGGCCGAGGCGGCCAAGCTCCTCGAGAACATCTACCGCTCCGTCAACATCGCCCTGGTCAACGAGCTGAAGATCTGCTTCGACCGCATGGGCATCGACATCTGGGAGGTCATCGAGGCGGCGGCGACCAAGCCCTTCGGGTTCCAGGCCTTTTACCCCGGCCCCGGCCTGGGCGGCCACTGCATTCCCATCGACCCCTTCTACCTGACCTGGAAGGCGAGGGAGTACGAGTTCAACACGCGCTTCATCGAGCTGGCGGGCGAGATCAACACGTCCATGCCGGACTACGTGGTCTCGAAGGTCATGGAGGCCCTCAACGCGCACGGCAAGCACGTCAAGGGCTCCCGAATCCTCATCCTGGGGCTTGCCTACAAGGCCAACGTCGACGACGACCGCGAGTCGCCCTCGTACCGGCTCATGGAGAAGCTCGAGCGCCTGGGCGCCGAGGTCGCCTACAACGACCCCTGCATCCCCGTCATCCGCCCGTCGCGGGAGTACGCGAAGTATGCGGGCCGCAAATCCGTGGCGGTTTCCAAGGACTTCGACCTCATCCTCGTCGCCACTCCCCACGACGAATACCGGGCCATCGACTTTGCCTCCCTGGGCGTGCCCGTCGTGGACACGCGCAACGTGGTGCGCCAGAAGGGGGACTTCCTCTTCCGGGCATAG
- a CDS encoding heme-binding protein, whose protein sequence is MRSLKVAAVLCVIALFVAGTALAQQMPNPYGPNIGLEAAKKVAAAAAAKAKEMKVNVVIAIVDTGGQLVYMERFDVVQWGSNDVAIHKAKASVMYKRPTLALENAVKANIHYLTLDGISAIEGGVPIIENGKIIGAIGVSGGTAQQDGVIAAAGAAVIK, encoded by the coding sequence ATGCGTTCCCTGAAAGTAGCAGCGGTGCTTTGCGTGATTGCTCTGTTTGTCGCCGGTACGGCCCTCGCCCAGCAGATGCCCAACCCCTACGGCCCGAACATCGGCCTGGAGGCGGCGAAGAAGGTGGCGGCGGCGGCGGCGGCCAAGGCGAAAGAGATGAAGGTCAACGTGGTCATCGCCATCGTGGACACGGGCGGACAGCTCGTGTACATGGAACGGTTCGACGTGGTCCAGTGGGGCAGCAACGACGTGGCCATCCACAAGGCCAAGGCGTCCGTCATGTACAAGCGGCCCACTCTGGCGCTCGAGAATGCGGTGAAGGCGAACATTCATTACCTGACGCTCGACGGCATCAGCGCCATCGAGGGCGGCGTGCCCATCATCGAGAACGGCAAGATCATCGGCGCCATCGGGGTTTCCGGCGGCACGGCGCAGCAGGACGGCGTGATCGCGGCGGCCGGCGCGGCGGTGATCAAGTAA
- a CDS encoding PAS domain S-box protein has protein sequence MKRKERKPRIERAEAARGAGESKPATAQVPGTVDLDGSAQLLRSVLQGSPVAKFVIGRDHRVVHWNRALEELSGIPAREVMGTSDHWRAFYRSGARPCLADLLVDGDYKAIETWYAGKCRRSPLIEEAYEATDFFPELGEGGRWLRFTAALIRGVGGEVLGALETLEDITEAKRAEISLRDSEHRLHSVIHGSPIPTFVIGRDHRVIHWNRALEELSGIRAHEVMGTADHWRAFYRSGARPCLADLLVDGNFEAVESWYAGKCRRSSLIEEAYEATDFFPELGEGGRWLRFTAALIRGAGGEVLGALETLENITEQKRAEEELHKAQKMESLSALAGGIAQDFNTLLSAILRNVFLAKISVPDEDKMIEEGLAIAEKAGLRAKELVHLLITVAKGGYPVRKKMDLAPLLRECEALVPREPPIDVRFAIDPDLWPVEADEGQIRQVLRHIVQNAVEAMPEGGAIDIRAGNAVVEASDRLSIREGRYIKISIRDHGRGIREEHLSRIFDPYFTTKEARRGLGLALSYAIIRNHEGLIRVESREGQFSAFHILLPAAEGPEEQK, from the coding sequence ATGAAGCGAAAGGAACGGAAGCCTCGCATCGAGCGGGCCGAAGCGGCACGCGGTGCCGGCGAGTCTAAGCCCGCGACCGCCCAAGTACCCGGGACGGTCGATCTCGACGGCAGCGCGCAGCTCCTGCGGAGCGTCCTGCAGGGCTCGCCGGTCGCCAAGTTCGTCATCGGGCGGGACCACCGGGTCGTCCATTGGAACCGTGCGCTGGAGGAGCTGAGCGGGATCCCCGCGCGTGAGGTGATGGGGACGTCGGACCACTGGCGGGCCTTCTACCGCAGCGGGGCGCGGCCCTGCCTGGCGGACCTGCTCGTGGATGGGGACTACAAAGCCATCGAGACATGGTACGCGGGCAAGTGCCGCCGCTCGCCGCTGATCGAGGAGGCCTACGAGGCGACGGACTTCTTCCCCGAGCTGGGCGAGGGGGGCCGCTGGCTGCGGTTCACGGCGGCCCTGATCCGCGGCGTCGGGGGCGAGGTGCTGGGGGCCTTGGAGACGCTGGAGGACATCACCGAGGCGAAGCGGGCCGAGATCAGCCTCCGGGACAGTGAGCACCGTCTTCACAGCGTGATCCACGGCTCGCCGATCCCCACGTTCGTCATCGGGCGGGACCACCGAGTCATCCACTGGAACCGGGCGCTGGAGGAGCTGAGCGGGATCCGCGCCCACGAGGTGATGGGGACGGCGGACCACTGGCGGGCCTTCTACCGCAGCGGGGCGCGGCCCTGCCTGGCGGACCTGCTCGTGGATGGGAACTTCGAGGCCGTCGAGAGCTGGTATGCGGGCAAGTGCCGCCGCTCGTCGCTGATCGAGGAGGCCTACGAGGCGACGGACTTCTTCCCCGAGCTGGGCGAGGGGGGCCGCTGGCTGCGGTTCACGGCGGCCCTGATCCGCGGCGCCGGGGGCGAGGTGCTGGGGGCCCTGGAGACGCTGGAGAACATCACCGAGCAGAAGCGCGCCGAGGAGGAGCTGCACAAGGCGCAGAAGATGGAGTCGCTCAGCGCCCTTGCGGGCGGGATCGCCCAGGACTTCAACACGCTGCTCTCCGCGATCCTGCGCAACGTGTTCCTTGCCAAGATCTCCGTCCCCGACGAGGACAAGATGATCGAAGAGGGCCTTGCCATCGCCGAAAAGGCGGGGCTGCGCGCCAAGGAACTCGTCCACCTGCTCATCACCGTCGCCAAGGGCGGCTACCCCGTCCGCAAGAAGATGGATCTCGCGCCGCTGCTCAGGGAGTGTGAGGCGCTGGTTCCCCGCGAGCCGCCGATCGACGTCCGGTTCGCCATCGACCCCGACCTGTGGCCGGTGGAGGCCGACGAGGGGCAGATCAGGCAGGTGCTGCGGCACATCGTCCAGAACGCCGTCGAGGCCATGCCTGAGGGAGGCGCCATCGACATCCGGGCCGGCAATGCCGTCGTGGAGGCCTCGGACCGCCTGTCGATCAGGGAGGGCCGGTACATCAAGATCTCGATCCGCGACCACGGCCGCGGAATCCGCGAGGAGCACCTCTCGAGGATCTTCGACCCCTATTTCACGACCAAGGAGGCTCGCCGGGGTCTGGGGCTCGCCCTGAGCTATGCCATCATCCGCAACCACGAGGGCCTGATCCGCGTCGAGAGCCGGGAGGGGCAATTCTCGGCCTTTCACATCCTGCTGCCGGCGGCCGAGGGGCCGGAAGAGCAGAAGTGA
- a CDS encoding site-specific integrase produces MRLFQRKNGVYYVEVARNRWKSLKTRNRRTAESIFKEMEREYLRGRLIELESEKRVSLGEFAEMYIASRDGVSPWTVKKDRLSLWLLADAVGRSLPLRALTEDRIEDFKRACRARGASEITIDGYLRHIKSALSYALDKGYIKKKPRVRMYRKDDRDLPRIILPEDIRKILEKAREKNADLWRLFTFYLWTATRRREGLGLEWPKIRLDRKTCIVRGKGGRERLIPLLPAAVDALEPVRKDIGRVFPDWHPDTVSHKFHEIAKACGVNARLHDLRHSAVSYMLASGIPIQVVAQIAGHRQISTTRIYTHILEDVLLREMQKLRFE; encoded by the coding sequence ATGAGGCTTTTTCAGCGAAAGAACGGCGTCTACTACGTCGAGGTCGCCCGGAACCGTTGGAAGTCCCTCAAGACCCGGAACCGCAGGACGGCCGAGTCCATCTTCAAGGAGATGGAGCGCGAATACCTCCGCGGCCGCCTGATCGAGCTCGAGAGCGAGAAACGTGTCTCCCTGGGTGAGTTCGCCGAGATGTACATCGCGAGCCGCGACGGGGTCTCGCCCTGGACGGTCAAGAAGGACCGCCTCTCCCTGTGGCTCCTGGCCGACGCCGTCGGCCGGTCGCTGCCCCTCCGGGCCCTCACGGAAGATCGGATCGAGGATTTCAAGCGAGCCTGCAGGGCAAGGGGAGCCTCGGAAATCACGATCGACGGCTATCTCCGCCATATCAAGTCAGCCCTCTCCTACGCCCTGGACAAGGGCTACATCAAGAAGAAACCCAGGGTCCGGATGTACCGCAAGGACGACCGGGACCTGCCCCGGATCATCCTGCCGGAAGACATCAGGAAGATCCTGGAGAAGGCCCGGGAGAAGAACGCCGACCTCTGGCGGCTCTTCACGTTCTACCTCTGGACGGCGACGCGCCGGCGCGAGGGCCTCGGCCTGGAGTGGCCAAAGATCCGGTTAGACCGCAAGACCTGCATCGTCCGGGGCAAAGGCGGCCGCGAACGGCTCATCCCTCTCCTGCCGGCGGCCGTCGATGCCCTGGAGCCTGTAAGAAAGGACATCGGCCGCGTGTTTCCGGACTGGCATCCGGACACCGTCTCCCACAAGTTCCACGAAATCGCGAAGGCTTGCGGCGTCAATGCCCGTCTCCACGATCTCCGGCACAGCGCCGTATCCTACATGCTCGCCTCCGGGATCCCGATCCAGGTCGTCGCGCAGATCGCCGGCCACCGGCAGATCTCGACGACGCGGATCTATACCCATATCCTCGAGGATGTTCTCCTCCGGGAAATGCAGAAATTGAGATTCGAATAA
- a CDS encoding DUF2335 domain-containing protein, protein MGKNKKKNRTLPIQSNQQVSRPNSHLEAKQIQIQSFKGPLPAPEMLAQYDQIVPGSAEKIIQLWEEQVHHRMNLEQKAISADISQSRLGSILGFVIAMTAIVCGTILAYLGRPTEGIAAIITALGGIIGAYVWGSYQRRKEREGKLETPKQPS, encoded by the coding sequence ATGGGTAAAAACAAAAAGAAAAACAGAACCCTACCCATTCAATCCAACCAACAAGTTTCTCGCCCGAATTCACACCTCGAAGCCAAACAAATCCAGATCCAATCCTTTAAGGGCCCGCTGCCCGCTCCGGAAATGCTGGCCCAATATGATCAGATCGTGCCGGGTTCCGCCGAAAAGATCATTCAATTGTGGGAAGAACAGGTACATCATCGAATGAATTTAGAACAGAAAGCCATTTCAGCTGATATAAGCCAGAGCCGGTTGGGGTCGATACTCGGATTCGTTATTGCGATGACGGCCATTGTATGCGGTACGATTCTCGCTTATTTGGGGCGACCCACAGAGGGGATTGCCGCCATCATTACCGCCCTGGGCGGGATTATCGGCGCATATGTTTGGGGCAGCTATCAGAGAAGAAAAGAAAGAGAGGGCAAGCTGGAGACCCCAAAACAGCCCTCCTGA
- a CDS encoding patatin-like phospholipase family protein, with protein MDRSSTTARVFLIAVLAWPVLFLASCTAQYPLNPGVEKIDRAEPYRAKLASPDRSHDTLLLVAFSGGGTRAAALSYGILEALDLVEVPAPPSKKGRRHTLLDEVDMISGVSGGSFTAAYYGLHGREIFNDFRTEFLYGDFQGSLLWGLANPVNWFRLLSPRYGRSDLAQEHYDERLFRGATLGDIARKPGPVVVILATDAGEGISFAFTPSQFALICADFDRFPVSRAVAASAAFPGALSPIVLKNYAGQCDIRTPHWITEALAKPDMSSRTYYNALRMKTYLDTRRKPYIHLIDGGVSDNLGIRGILESLIARGGIHASLRALGLEKTRRVAIVIVDAKTQEKSRWQILDEVPGIGAILGASSTIMINKYNFETIEFLHNVAREWMHDDEVHGQRPIDFYIVHVAFDALADERERDYFNAIPTSLALEPEQVDNLRGIASKLLYENRQFRRLVRDLGGQMPERPIRLKLPAPAVGDGAGEPWFAGHETEP; from the coding sequence ATGGATCGCTCAAGCACCACGGCCCGGGTCTTCCTGATCGCCGTGCTCGCCTGGCCTGTGCTGTTCCTCGCCTCCTGCACGGCCCAGTACCCCCTGAACCCCGGTGTTGAGAAAATCGACCGCGCGGAGCCCTACCGGGCCAAACTCGCCTCCCCCGACCGCTCGCACGACACGCTGCTGCTTGTGGCCTTCTCGGGCGGCGGCACCCGGGCGGCCGCCCTGTCCTACGGCATCCTGGAGGCCCTCGACCTCGTCGAGGTCCCGGCGCCCCCCTCGAAGAAGGGCCGACGGCACACGCTGCTCGACGAGGTGGACATGATCTCGGGCGTCTCCGGGGGAAGCTTCACGGCGGCCTACTACGGGCTGCACGGCCGCGAGATTTTCAACGACTTCCGCACCGAGTTTCTCTACGGCGATTTCCAGGGGTCCCTGCTGTGGGGGCTGGCAAACCCCGTCAACTGGTTCCGGCTCCTCTCGCCGCGATACGGCCGCAGCGACCTGGCCCAGGAGCACTATGACGAAAGGCTCTTCAGGGGGGCGACCCTGGGTGACATCGCGCGGAAACCCGGCCCCGTCGTGGTGATCCTCGCCACGGATGCCGGCGAGGGGATCAGCTTCGCCTTCACCCCGAGCCAGTTCGCCCTCATCTGCGCCGACTTCGACCGATTCCCCGTCTCCCGGGCCGTGGCCGCCTCGGCAGCCTTTCCGGGGGCGCTCTCCCCTATTGTGCTCAAGAATTACGCCGGCCAGTGCGACATCCGCACACCGCACTGGATCACGGAGGCCCTGGCCAAACCGGACATGTCCAGCCGGACCTACTACAATGCCCTGAGGATGAAAACCTACCTCGACACCCGCCGCAAGCCCTACATCCACCTTATCGACGGGGGCGTGTCGGACAACCTCGGGATCCGCGGCATCCTGGAGTCCCTGATCGCCCGGGGGGGCATCCATGCATCGCTGAGGGCCCTGGGCCTGGAGAAGACCCGGCGCGTCGCCATCGTCATCGTCGACGCGAAGACCCAGGAGAAGTCGCGCTGGCAGATCCTCGACGAGGTCCCCGGCATCGGGGCCATCCTGGGGGCCTCGTCCACCATCATGATCAACAAGTACAACTTCGAGACGATCGAGTTTCTGCACAACGTCGCCCGGGAGTGGATGCACGACGATGAGGTCCACGGGCAGAGGCCCATCGACTTCTACATCGTGCACGTGGCCTTCGACGCGCTGGCCGACGAGAGGGAGCGGGACTACTTCAACGCGATCCCCACGAGCCTCGCCCTCGAGCCCGAGCAGGTGGACAATCTCCGGGGAATCGCCTCGAAGCTCCTGTACGAAAACCGGCAGTTCCGGCGGCTCGTGCGGGACCTCGGGGGGCAGATGCCGGAGCGGCCGATCCGGCTGAAGCTTCCGGCGCCGGCCGTAGGCGACGGCGCCGGGGAGCCGTGGTTTGCGGGGCACGAAACCGAGCCGTGA
- the tnpB gene encoding IS200/IS605 family element transposase accessory protein TnpB: protein MGLNHAITEWHLYERERARHYRETKENLPAEERKKTWNRIYSEVRGLMKTASSGMASMVTRTAITRYQNSLKDIRSLKQSVPSYRLGHPILLREGGGETKLWRDNGNYMFRATLRNRSNEPTRLTFLLDTFKLEKSKKAVLDRVISGEYKLGACQVAQDRRKRWFTRIAYSFPRPELKKDTSICVGVDLGLACPFYCAVNNGHDRLSCNEALIVERFRWQIRRRRRAFQNSLKFSNRGGHGRNKALAPLEKLAEKEINFRDTKYHQYTSRIIEFALKQNAGVIQIEGLEGFRASQQGILRDWAIADFHSKLKYKAEHAGIEVREIDARYTSQRCSECGNINEANRQSQSDFLCTVCGYKTHADYNAARNISIVGIEKIIAEEIARKGLAEQEAQDVPQG, encoded by the coding sequence TTGGGGCTGAATCATGCGATTACCGAGTGGCATCTATATGAGAGAGAACGAGCGAGGCACTACAGGGAAACGAAGGAGAATCTCCCGGCAGAAGAACGAAAGAAGACATGGAACCGCATCTATTCTGAAGTCCGTGGCCTAATGAAAACGGCCTCAAGCGGCATGGCCTCTATGGTTACAAGGACCGCTATTACACGTTATCAGAACTCGCTGAAAGACATCCGCAGCCTCAAACAGTCCGTCCCAAGTTATAGATTGGGTCACCCCATTCTTCTGCGCGAGGGTGGCGGTGAAACGAAACTGTGGAGGGACAACGGGAACTACATGTTCAGAGCCACCCTGCGAAACAGGTCCAATGAGCCAACACGCCTGACTTTTCTTCTCGACACCTTCAAGCTTGAGAAGTCCAAGAAGGCTGTCCTCGACCGAGTCATAAGCGGTGAATATAAACTTGGCGCATGTCAAGTAGCACAAGACCGCCGCAAGCGGTGGTTCACTAGGATTGCCTACAGTTTCCCGAGGCCCGAGTTAAAAAAAGACACATCGATCTGTGTCGGCGTTGACCTCGGGCTTGCATGTCCGTTCTATTGTGCGGTGAATAACGGCCATGACAGGCTTAGTTGCAATGAGGCTTTGATTGTAGAAAGATTCCGGTGGCAGATACGTCGAAGGCGGCGAGCTTTCCAGAATAGCCTAAAGTTCAGCAACCGGGGCGGTCACGGTAGAAACAAAGCCCTTGCTCCTTTAGAAAAGTTGGCAGAGAAGGAAATTAACTTCCGAGACACCAAATATCATCAGTACACCTCTCGGATCATCGAATTCGCTTTGAAACAAAATGCAGGTGTGATCCAGATAGAGGGTCTTGAGGGATTCCGTGCGAGTCAGCAGGGAATCTTAAGAGATTGGGCGATTGCCGACTTCCACTCAAAGCTGAAATACAAGGCTGAACACGCAGGCATTGAAGTCCGCGAAATAGACGCTCGATATACGAGTCAAAGATGTAGTGAGTGTGGTAACATCAATGAGGCCAATCGCCAATCTCAATCGGACTTTCTCTGCACAGTATGCGGATACAAGACCCATGCGGATTATAACGCTGCACGAAACATATCGATTGTCGGAATTGAAAAGATCATAGCAGAGGAGATAGCGAGAAAAGGCCTCGCAGAGCAAGAAGCACAGGACGTGCCACAAGGTTGA
- a CDS encoding helix-turn-helix domain-containing protein: MSRKRADKSVYEGFGARLSSAVKDKNAFAKAVGVSYETVRVWCNGEFLPNPPQLLKINEILGVSIDWLLTGKGNGITDPDLEAAREILSCGDEAIIRSFRERLRDYGIAIARKRELDYLKCRLAELEKKVESLLPGGDAPGREEAGGPAASRKKAM; this comes from the coding sequence ATGTCAAGAAAAAGAGCAGATAAATCTGTATATGAGGGGTTTGGCGCTCGCCTTTCCAGCGCTGTAAAGGATAAAAATGCTTTTGCAAAAGCCGTTGGGGTGAGTTACGAAACGGTGCGCGTCTGGTGCAATGGTGAATTCCTGCCGAACCCCCCTCAACTGCTAAAAATCAACGAAATATTAGGAGTTAGTATCGACTGGCTTCTAACTGGAAAGGGCAATGGAATCACCGACCCCGACCTCGAGGCCGCCCGGGAGATCCTCTCCTGCGGCGACGAGGCCATCATCCGGTCGTTCCGGGAGCGGCTGCGGGACTACGGGATAGCGATTGCAAGGAAAAGAGAACTGGATTATCTTAAATGCAGGCTGGCGGAGCTGGAGAAGAAAGTGGAGAGCCTCCTGCCGGGGGGAGACGCCCCGGGCCGCGAGGAGGCAGGCGGCCCGGCCGCATCAAGAAAAAAGGCAATGTGA
- a CDS encoding metallophosphoesterase produces the protein MRRVAHISDLHFGREDPALIGELLADLRRLAPALVAVSGDVTQRARRRQFLAARAFLQRIPCPKIVVPGNHDIPLYDPVRRFLLPLHRWRRYIAADMDPLYRDAEIAALGVNTARSLALVNGRISDRQIELMRRRLCSIPDRIFKIVVTHHPFIPPPIPPYSIVGRAAKALAVLEECGVDLLLAGHYHVGYSDDVRSHHEEIRSHILVAQAPTLSTRLRREPAAYNVYTIEPPDLTLAVRAWDGKRFVSARKTRYREIKKTWSEVGN, from the coding sequence ATGAGGCGCGTTGCCCACATCTCGGATTTGCACTTCGGCCGCGAGGACCCGGCTCTCATCGGGGAGCTTCTGGCCGATCTGCGCAGGCTCGCCCCGGCGCTCGTCGCCGTGAGCGGCGACGTCACCCAGCGGGCGCGCCGCCGCCAGTTCCTGGCCGCACGGGCCTTTCTCCAGCGCATCCCCTGCCCCAAGATCGTCGTGCCGGGCAACCACGACATCCCCCTGTACGACCCCGTGCGGCGCTTCCTTCTGCCGCTGCACCGCTGGCGGCGCTACATCGCCGCGGACATGGACCCTCTCTACCGGGACGCCGAGATCGCCGCGCTGGGCGTCAACACGGCGCGCTCGCTCGCCCTCGTCAACGGGCGCATCTCGGACCGGCAGATCGAGCTGATGCGCCGAAGGCTCTGCAGCATCCCGGACCGCATCTTCAAGATCGTCGTGACGCACCACCCCTTCATCCCGCCGCCCATCCCGCCGTACTCGATCGTGGGGCGCGCGGCCAAGGCCCTGGCCGTCCTCGAGGAGTGCGGCGTGGACCTTCTGCTCGCGGGCCATTACCACGTGGGGTACTCCGACGACGTCCGGAGCCACCACGAGGAGATCCGCTCCCACATCCTCGTCGCCCAGGCCCCGACGCTCTCCACGCGCCTGCGGCGCGAGCCCGCCGCCTACAATGTCTACACGATCGAACCGCCCGACCTGACCCTCGCCGTCCGGGCCTGGGACGGCAAGCGGTTCGTCTCGGCCCGCAAGACCCGCTACCGGGAGATCAAGAAGACCTGGTCCGAGGTCGGGAACTGA
- a CDS encoding MFS transporter: MAQGTQTVAQKAWGYRWVILFIVWLLYLINYFDRISVLTFLPYIQKDLNLNAVEIGWLGSIFFFGYSIAQFFAGFFADKWGPKKTMNIAIWVFTAVTFVTGFVRTFWQFIFLRLALALGEGNHYVPAVRAIANWFPMAEKGRANGYFATTWAVAPAVVPIVVTWMSADLFGGAWRPVFFVLAVPGLLGIFLLWKYVSDTPREMLEKGKMTREEYDYITSSIGADAAVHGKTYSTKIFATDPQYYLFTVTFFVLLMIYWGMTTWISTFLVKMHGLNIKTMGFYASMPFIVAFFAMWAGGQVADKFFQGKMKVVTIIGFLGCIPVLYFIGQTPKGETGMLLFWLGMGGFFINFPWGVMQAFPSVRYPKEVVGRAMGITNGLGQFGAFISPMIAGYLVVTLPDGSFNFANVFIFWSALAALASVAAFCLAEKPVDHSKFETGN; the protein is encoded by the coding sequence ATGGCTCAAGGAACACAGACTGTCGCTCAGAAAGCCTGGGGATACCGCTGGGTAATCCTCTTCATTGTCTGGCTGCTTTATCTCATCAATTACTTTGACCGTATCAGCGTTCTGACATTCCTGCCTTACATTCAGAAAGACCTTAACCTTAACGCCGTCGAGATCGGATGGCTTGGTTCGATCTTCTTCTTTGGGTATTCCATCGCGCAGTTCTTCGCCGGGTTCTTCGCCGACAAGTGGGGCCCCAAGAAGACCATGAACATCGCCATCTGGGTGTTCACGGCTGTGACCTTCGTTACAGGCTTCGTGCGCACCTTCTGGCAGTTCATCTTCCTTCGACTGGCCCTGGCCCTGGGCGAGGGCAATCACTACGTACCTGCCGTGCGCGCCATCGCGAACTGGTTCCCCATGGCCGAGAAGGGTCGCGCCAACGGCTATTTCGCAACGACCTGGGCCGTCGCGCCCGCCGTGGTTCCCATCGTCGTGACCTGGATGTCGGCGGATCTCTTCGGAGGTGCTTGGCGCCCCGTCTTCTTCGTCCTCGCCGTCCCGGGCCTGCTGGGCATCTTCCTGCTTTGGAAATACGTCAGCGACACGCCCCGCGAGATGCTCGAGAAAGGCAAGATGACGAGGGAAGAGTACGATTACATTACCTCGTCGATCGGCGCCGACGCGGCCGTACACGGCAAGACCTACAGCACGAAGATCTTCGCGACGGACCCCCAGTACTACCTGTTCACGGTCACCTTCTTTGTCCTGCTGATGATCTACTGGGGCATGACGACCTGGATCAGCACCTTCCTCGTGAAGATGCACGGTCTCAACATCAAGACCATGGGCTTCTACGCCTCCATGCCCTTCATCGTGGCCTTCTTCGCCATGTGGGCGGGCGGCCAGGTGGCGGACAAGTTCTTCCAGGGCAAGATGAAAGTCGTCACGATCATCGGCTTCCTGGGCTGCATCCCGGTGCTGTACTTCATCGGGCAGACCCCCAAGGGCGAGACGGGCATGCTGCTGTTTTGGCTCGGCATGGGCGGGTTCTTCATCAACTTCCCCTGGGGCGTCATGCAGGCCTTCCCGTCCGTCCGCTACCCCAAGGAAGTGGTCGGCCGCGCCATGGGCATCACCAACGGACTGGGCCAGTTCGGCGCCTTCATCTCCCCGATGATCGCCGGCTACCTCGTGGTCACGCTGCCGGACGGGTCGTTTAACTTCGCCAACGTGTTCATCTTCTGGTCGGCCCTGGCGGCGTTGGCCTCTGTGGCTGCCTTCTGCCTGGCGGAGAAGCCTGTGGATCACTCCAAGTTTGAGACGGGCAACTAA